The following is a genomic window from Thermostichus vulcanus str. 'Rupite'.
ATGCGGCAGCCCTGGGGGTAGACATTCAAAACTTGTTGATCTCACAACCAGATACGGGGGAAGCCGGCCTAGAGATTGTGGATCAGTTGGTGCGCTCTGCCGCTGTCGATATTGTGGTGGTGGATTCGGTGGCAGCACTGGTCCCTCGTGCCGAAATTGAAGGAGATATGGGGGATGCTCATGTGGGATTGCAAGCCCGCCTGATGAGCCAAGCCCTGCGCAAGATTGCTGGGAATGTCAGTAAAACCGGATCTATTGTGATTTTCTTAAACCAATTGCGTTCCAAAATTGGCGGCATGGGCTATGGCCCGCAAGAAACCACTACGGGTGGCAATGCCCTCAAGTTTTATGCTTCGGTACGGTTAGATATTCGACGGGTTCAAACCCTGAAAAAGGGGGCTGATGAGTACGGGATCCGGGCACGTGTGAAGGTGGTGAAGAATAAAGTGGCTCCTCCTTTCCGCCGGGCCGAGTTCGATATTATTTTTGGTCAAGGCATTTCCAACATTGGCTGCATCATTGACCTAGCAGAGGAGATGAACATTCTCAAGCGGCGGGGATCCTGGTATAGCTACAAGGAGGAAAACATTGCTCAGGGCCGGGACAATCTGGTGGTGTATCTAAAGGAAAAGCCTGAGGTTCTGGCGGAAGTGGAAGGGGCTGTACGGGAAAAGTTGTCTTCTGGCGTGCCGGTTTCGGCCAGTCAACCCGCACCAATGGAAGATGGAGATGAGGAGGAAGCCAGCTCTGTACCCTTTGAAGAAGAGGAGTTTTGAGGGGAGCTTAATCTAGGCGATGCCTTGACTTCGTCTTTGTCGCAGGGCTTCGTAAAGGAGTAGCCCCCCTGTCATCGCCACATTGAGGGATTCCACCCCAGCAGCCATCGGGATCCACACCTGGGCATCCGCCTGTTGGATCAGGGTTTCACGGAGTCCAGCACCTTCATTGCCTAGCAAAAATAAAGTGGGTGGGGTGAGATCGACATCCCAATAGCAATTTTCAGGTTGGGAGAGGGTTGCTGCTAAGATGCGAATGCCGTGCTGGCGACAGGTTTGCAGCCAAGCCGGTAAATTCGGCTGTACCCATGGCGGACGGCGAAACCACTGGCCCGCTGAGGCCCGCAACACTTTGGGATTTTGTGGATCCACACTGTCTTCACTCAGCCAAAGTCCATCGGCTCCTGTGGCAGCCACCACCCGGATCAGGGCTCCCAAATTGCCCGGATCCTGGAGCGTTTCCACAACCAGACCCAAACGGATTGACCCTGGAGGAGGAGGAGGGAACTCTTGGCGCGTGGCAACGGCAATCCCTCCCTCCGGGGTTTCGGTGGTCGAGAGGGCGGCCATCACCTCAGGACTAACGGGCTGCAAACGCACCGCGGCTGGCAGGTTTTCCAGGAGATGGGCATGGCTCTTGCCCCAGTCAGGTGTATAGCAAATCGCTTGCAGAGGCCAGCCGGTCTGCAGGGCTTCCTCGATCAAATGGGATCCCTCGACCAGAAAAGCCCCTTGTTCTCGCCGACCTTTACTGCGCTGGAGCTGTCGCAACTGCCGGATCCAGGGGTTTTTGGGGCTAGTTAGACATTGGGGGGAGATCATCTCAGGACAAGGTTAGAGCCGAAGAACACCATCCCGTCAGGGATCCCTCAATGTAAGGGATACAACAATTGGCCCAGCTGCCGTAGCTGCTCGGACGTTCCCATACACAACAGCAGATCCCCCGGTTGCAGCAAAGTATCCCCACTGGGGCCACCGATGAGCTGGCCATCGGCCCGCCGGATCGCCACGATCAGAGCGCCAGAGCGAGACCGCAAATCGGCTTTTTGCAGGGTTTGGCCCACATAAGGACATTCCTGAGCAGCCAGTTCATACTCTTCTAAGTAAAACGTGCGATCCCGACCGGAAAGAATGCCATCAACAAAGTCTACGGCCCGTGGGCGCAAGGCTGCTGCGGCCATGCGTTTGCCACCCGTAATGTAAGGGGAGATGGCGTGGGCAACACCTGCCCGCTGTAGCTTTTGCAAAGCCTCTTCCGTATTGGCGCGGGCAATGGTGCGGATGCGTGGATTGAGGGTACGAGCCGATAAAACCACGTACAAATTCTCAGCGTCGGAAGGCAAGGCGGCGATCAACCCTTCCGCCTGTTGCACCCGTGCTTCTATCAGGGTGGCATCGAGGGTGATATCTCCCTGTAACGCTACATAGCCCAGTTCTCGAGCAGCATGAATTGCATCCACAGATTGATCGATCACCAAAAACGGGATCCCTTCCGCCTGAAACTCCTGAGCCACCTGTCGCCCAATGCGACCAAACCCGCCGATCAGGAAGTGGTTGGACAGTGCTTCCATTTGCTTTCTCCACTTGCGCCGTCGAATCTCTTCCTGGAAATGCCCTTGGATCAGGGTTTCGGTAAAGCGATTCACCATAAACCCGATGCTCAACACCCCCATCAGGATCAGAGCGACAGTAAACAAGCGCCCCCGATTCCCCAGCGGCTCCACCTCCATAAAGCCAACGGTGGTGAGGGTGATCACTGTCATGTAGATCGCCTCAACCCAGGGCCAGCGCTCCACCCAGTGGTACCACAAGGTACCGATCAAGAGGACAGAGCCTAGTGCTCCCAAACCCAAACTTAGATCTCGCTGGATTTTGGGATCCCTTTTCAGAGCTTGGGAGGAAGAGGGAGAGACAGAAGCCATAGATGCGGGGATCTGCCAAAGGAAAGCTAAGGGACGAACGGAGGGGAATTAAAATGAGAACAATCCTAAGAACAGTTGCAGTATCAAGCCATTGGAGAGCGGAGCCAGGATGTCCGAATACGTGAAAGTAGAATATCGAATTGACCAAAATGGACAGATTACAGAAACCGTGCTGAATGGCTCTGGCCCCAGCTGTACGTTAACCACTGCAGAGCTAGAGTCGGCTCTGGGTAGTGTAGAAAAGCGGGAATTACTACCGGAGTACCATCAGCTGTTCCCAGCGGAGGCAGAAGCAGAAGTCTCACTGAAACAATCCCATTA
Proteins encoded in this region:
- a CDS encoding TrmH family RNA methyltransferase, with the translated sequence MISPQCLTSPKNPWIRQLRQLQRSKGRREQGAFLVEGSHLIEEALQTGWPLQAICYTPDWGKSHAHLLENLPAAVRLQPVSPEVMAALSTTETPEGGIAVATRQEFPPPPPGSIRLGLVVETLQDPGNLGALIRVVAATGADGLWLSEDSVDPQNPKVLRASAGQWFRRPPWVQPNLPAWLQTCRQHGIRILAATLSQPENCYWDVDLTPPTLFLLGNEGAGLRETLIQQADAQVWIPMAAGVESLNVAMTGGLLLYEALRQRRSQGIA
- the recA gene encoding recombinase RecA, whose translation is MNTADDSDKLKSEKRKALEQVLGQIERNFGKGAIMRLGDAAQMRVETVPSGAITLDLALGGGYPKGRIIEVFGPESSGKTSIALHAIAEVQKQGGTAAFVDAEHALDPTYAAALGVDIQNLLISQPDTGEAGLEIVDQLVRSAAVDIVVVDSVAALVPRAEIEGDMGDAHVGLQARLMSQALRKIAGNVSKTGSIVIFLNQLRSKIGGMGYGPQETTTGGNALKFYASVRLDIRRVQTLKKGADEYGIRARVKVVKNKVAPPFRRAEFDIIFGQGISNIGCIIDLAEEMNILKRRGSWYSYKEENIAQGRDNLVVYLKEKPEVLAEVEGAVREKLSSGVPVSASQPAPMEDGDEEEASSVPFEEEEF
- a CDS encoding DUF2997 domain-containing protein, whose protein sequence is MSEYVKVEYRIDQNGQITETVLNGSGPSCTLTTAELESALGSVEKRELLPEYHQLFPAEAEAEVSLKQSH
- a CDS encoding potassium channel family protein — its product is MASVSPSSSQALKRDPKIQRDLSLGLGALGSVLLIGTLWYHWVERWPWVEAIYMTVITLTTVGFMEVEPLGNRGRLFTVALILMGVLSIGFMVNRFTETLIQGHFQEEIRRRKWRKQMEALSNHFLIGGFGRIGRQVAQEFQAEGIPFLVIDQSVDAIHAARELGYVALQGDITLDATLIEARVQQAEGLIAALPSDAENLYVVLSARTLNPRIRTIARANTEEALQKLQRAGVAHAISPYITGGKRMAAAALRPRAVDFVDGILSGRDRTFYLEEYELAAQECPYVGQTLQKADLRSRSGALIVAIRRADGQLIGGPSGDTLLQPGDLLLCMGTSEQLRQLGQLLYPLH